From the Lolium rigidum isolate FL_2022 chromosome 2, APGP_CSIRO_Lrig_0.1, whole genome shotgun sequence genome, one window contains:
- the LOC124687039 gene encoding uncharacterized protein LOC124687039: MAQLPAVLPPLALVDGGRKKRAGLPRLLHKFFFKVLRLRPASSSSAAEGGAAAFEAYYGYRMVDEYYYYSYGGSSWAGVLFSIPEEESSEEGTPESVVRPGPSALRKAHSDSERFIAAEAAAVVRLEVIL, encoded by the coding sequence ATGGCGCAGCTTCCGGCCGTGCTGCCGCCGCTGGCGCTCGTCGACGGGGGGCGCAAGAAGCGTGCTGGGCTCCCGAGGCTCCTGCACAAATTCTTCTTCAAGGTTCTGCGGCTGAGgcctgcgtcgtcgtcgtcggcagcggagggcggcgcggcggcgttcGAGGCGTACTACGGGTACCGGATGGTGGATGAGTACTACTACTACAGCTACGGCGGGTCGTCGTGGGCCGGGGTGCTCTTCTCCATCCCAGAGGAGGAGAGCTCCGAGGAGGGCACGCCGGAGTCTGTCGTTCGGCCTGGCCCATCCGCGCTCCGGAAGGCCCACTCCGACTCGGAGCGGTTCATCGCCGCCGAGGCAGCCGCCGTCGTGCGCCTCGAGGTCATCTTGTGA